Proteins encoded by one window of uncultured Draconibacterium sp.:
- the dnaE gene encoding DNA polymerase III subunit alpha, which produces MLLNCHTYYSYKFGTLSIDELIDEATGKGYNSLVLTDINNTSATIDFIRRCEGKDLRPVVGIDFRNGAQQQYIGIARNNSGFQKLNEHLTMHLHEEADFAERAPVIEDVYFIYPIGKVHPKLLRKNEFIGVKPTQISKIFGDLRHHREKLVVLQPVTFRNKRDFNIHRLLRTMDNNTLLSRLPKSEEASPDEIMFPQEKIREVFRDFPDIIENTQRLINSCSIQFAFKKAKNKKYFTNSPEEDFELLTKLANEGLKYRFSNPSEVVAARMEKELAVIRQMDFASYFLINWDLVEYARREGCYYVGRGSGANSMVAYLLRITDVDPIELDLYFERFINPSRKNPPDFDIDFASRDRDHITRYIFDRHGWDHTALVGTYITFQYKSVVRELGKVFGLPTHEIEKLQKVKDFSSLDDIGKLVLQYSKLIHGFPSHLSVHSSGILISEEPISTCSATIMPPKGFPTVHFSMLEAEDIGFAKFDILGQRGLSKIQDAIQLVQENTGAEIDIHDLKTFKEDPQIKELLKHGNTIGCFYVESPAMRMLLTKLEADDYLRLVAASSIIRPGVAQSGMMREYILRYRDRSRCVAAKAEAPELYKLLEETYGVMVYQEDVIKVAHLFAGLTLAESDILRRGMSWKFKQRNEFGKIKDKFFSNCAERGYALDLVKRVWEQIESFANYAFSKGHSASYAVESFQALFIKAYYPLEYIVATINNGGGFYRTELYVHEARMHGATIFPPCVNRSEMQTVIDGKVIHLGLGFLKSLETNTVNAVLQERYRGGYYQSLQDFLERVPISLEQLSILIRIGAFNFTRKSKKELLWNAHFILSKSKKTAPERTLFKQEVKEFKIPELYYHPLENAYDEIELLGFPVTCSPFHLLENMQLPPTTAADLAFLINQNVAIVGSLVHVKRTRTSDGKTMSFGVFIDFKGHWIDTVQFPEIAARYPFSGGGCYLIKGKVVEEFGFLSIEAAGIYRLPNENMEEPSTRLKAPDKSRLSQQNLGYSVKVI; this is translated from the coding sequence ATGTTACTAAATTGCCATACATACTACAGCTATAAATTCGGAACACTTTCCATTGATGAGTTGATTGATGAAGCGACCGGAAAAGGCTACAATTCGCTGGTGTTGACGGATATTAACAATACCTCGGCTACCATTGATTTTATCCGCCGTTGCGAAGGAAAAGACCTGCGCCCGGTTGTGGGCATCGATTTCAGAAATGGCGCGCAACAGCAGTACATTGGCATTGCACGAAATAACAGTGGCTTCCAGAAGCTGAACGAGCACCTGACGATGCATTTGCACGAAGAAGCTGATTTTGCAGAACGGGCGCCGGTAATAGAGGATGTGTACTTTATTTATCCAATTGGTAAAGTGCATCCAAAACTGTTGCGCAAGAATGAATTCATCGGTGTAAAACCAACGCAGATCAGCAAAATCTTTGGCGACCTGCGACATCACCGTGAAAAACTGGTTGTGCTGCAGCCTGTCACTTTTCGCAACAAACGCGACTTTAATATTCACCGGCTTTTGCGTACGATGGATAACAATACACTGTTAAGTCGTCTGCCCAAAAGTGAAGAAGCCAGTCCGGATGAGATTATGTTCCCGCAGGAAAAAATCAGGGAGGTATTTCGCGATTTTCCGGATATTATTGAAAATACTCAACGTCTGATCAACAGCTGTTCCATTCAGTTTGCCTTCAAAAAAGCCAAGAATAAGAAATATTTTACCAACTCGCCCGAAGAGGATTTTGAATTACTCACAAAGCTGGCGAACGAAGGATTGAAATACCGTTTTAGCAACCCTTCGGAGGTTGTGGCTGCGCGAATGGAGAAAGAACTGGCGGTAATTCGACAAATGGATTTTGCGTCGTATTTTCTCATTAATTGGGATCTTGTAGAGTACGCCCGTCGCGAAGGTTGTTACTATGTGGGGCGGGGAAGTGGCGCCAACAGTATGGTGGCCTATCTGCTGCGTATTACTGATGTCGATCCCATTGAGCTCGACCTGTATTTCGAGCGCTTTATAAACCCCTCGCGAAAAAATCCGCCCGATTTCGACATCGATTTTGCCTCGCGCGACCGCGATCATATTACCCGCTACATTTTCGACCGGCACGGCTGGGATCACACAGCGCTGGTGGGAACCTACATTACATTTCAATATAAATCGGTGGTTCGCGAGTTGGGAAAAGTTTTTGGTTTGCCCACTCATGAAATTGAAAAACTGCAAAAAGTAAAAGATTTCAGCAGTCTGGATGATATTGGGAAATTGGTGTTGCAGTACAGTAAACTGATTCACGGTTTTCCGAGTCATTTAAGTGTGCACTCCAGCGGTATTCTTATTTCCGAAGAGCCCATCAGTACGTGCTCGGCAACCATTATGCCGCCAAAAGGTTTTCCAACCGTTCATTTTAGTATGCTCGAAGCCGAAGACATTGGTTTTGCCAAGTTCGATATTCTGGGGCAGCGTGGTTTGAGTAAAATTCAGGATGCCATTCAGCTGGTACAGGAAAATACCGGTGCCGAAATTGATATTCACGACCTGAAAACGTTTAAGGAAGATCCGCAGATAAAAGAGCTGCTGAAGCACGGAAATACCATCGGTTGTTTTTATGTGGAATCGCCGGCCATGCGCATGCTGCTCACCAAACTGGAGGCCGACGATTACCTGCGTTTGGTGGCGGCCAGTTCCATTATTCGCCCGGGTGTGGCGCAAAGTGGAATGATGCGCGAGTACATTTTGCGTTACCGCGACCGCAGTCGTTGTGTGGCGGCTAAAGCCGAAGCTCCGGAACTTTACAAGTTGCTGGAAGAAACCTACGGCGTAATGGTTTATCAGGAAGATGTGATAAAAGTAGCTCACCTTTTTGCAGGTCTTACACTGGCCGAATCAGATATTCTGCGTCGTGGTATGTCGTGGAAATTTAAGCAGCGCAACGAGTTTGGAAAGATCAAGGATAAATTCTTCTCCAACTGTGCCGAACGGGGTTATGCCCTCGATTTGGTAAAACGTGTGTGGGAGCAGATCGAGAGTTTTGCCAATTACGCTTTTTCCAAGGGGCACTCGGCGTCGTATGCGGTGGAGAGTTTTCAGGCGCTGTTTATAAAGGCCTACTATCCGCTGGAATATATTGTGGCAACCATCAATAACGGCGGTGGTTTTTACCGCACCGAATTGTATGTACACGAGGCACGCATGCACGGGGCAACGATTTTTCCGCCCTGTGTGAACCGCAGCGAAATGCAAACCGTAATCGATGGAAAAGTCATTCATCTTGGGCTGGGATTTTTAAAAAGTCTCGAAACAAATACCGTAAATGCTGTTTTACAAGAACGCTACCGGGGCGGTTATTACCAAAGTTTACAGGATTTTCTGGAACGCGTGCCCATTTCGCTGGAGCAGTTGAGTATTTTGATCCGGATTGGTGCTTTTAATTTTACCCGTAAATCGAAAAAAGAACTGTTGTGGAATGCGCATTTTATTCTGTCGAAATCGAAAAAAACAGCGCCCGAGCGTACTCTGTTTAAGCAGGAAGTGAAGGAGTTTAAAATTCCGGAGTTGTACTATCATCCGCTGGAAAATGCTTACGACGAAATTGAGTTGCTGGGATTTCCGGTTACCTGTTCGCCTTTTCATTTGCTGGAAAATATGCAGTTGCCGCCAACTACTGCCGCCGATCTGGCTTTTCTGATCAACCAGAATGTGGCAATTGTAGGAAGTCTGGTGCATGTAAAACGTACCCGAACCAGCGATGGAAAGACCATGAGTTTTGGCGTGTTTATCGATTTTAAAGGGCACTGGATCGACACGGTGCAGTTTCCGGAGATTGCCGCGCGTTACCCTTTTTCGGGTGGTGGCTGCTACCTGATAAAAGGAAAAGTGGTGGAAGAATTTGGCTTCCTCAGCATCGAAGCCGCTGGAATTTATCGCCTGCCCAACGAAAATATGGAAGAGCCGTCGACACGCTTGAAGGCTCCGGATAAAAGTCGGTTGTCGCAACAAAATTTAGGTTATAGCGTAAAGGTAATTTGA
- the dinB gene encoding DNA polymerase IV codes for MNRNIVHIDLDTFFVSCERLMNRELIGKPVLVGGTSGRGVVAACSYEARQYGIHSAMPMQMARRLCPEAIVVKGNSSIYSKFSDEITDIIKEEAPLYEKSSIDEFYIDVSGMDKFYGCYKWAQELRERIIDQTHLPISFGLSTNKTVSKVATGEIKPNGFQQIEYGHEKEFLAPLPVKKIPMVGDQTYKMLLSMGIRYVKTIQEMPIELMDKVMGKNGIVLWKKAQGIDNSLVEPYHERKSISSSLTFEKDTIDVQALKNLLLAMAEKLAFYLRNGNKLTSCVTVTVRYSDFDTRTRQKRIPYTSLDHTLIQTTMELFDQLYTRRVLVRLVGVRFSHLVGGSYQMKLFEDDTKLINLYQRMDKIRNRFGQNAVQRASTMGTRGIGQMANPFNGQPPVIPAHRRM; via the coding sequence TTGAATCGAAATATTGTACATATTGATCTGGACACCTTTTTTGTGTCGTGTGAAAGGCTGATGAACCGTGAGTTGATCGGCAAACCGGTGTTGGTTGGAGGTACCAGTGGACGGGGAGTAGTGGCGGCCTGCAGTTACGAAGCGCGGCAATACGGCATACATTCGGCCATGCCCATGCAAATGGCCCGCCGGCTTTGTCCCGAGGCTATTGTGGTAAAAGGAAACAGCTCCATTTACAGCAAATTCTCCGACGAAATAACCGATATTATTAAAGAGGAAGCACCGCTTTACGAAAAGTCATCCATCGACGAGTTTTACATCGATGTGAGCGGAATGGATAAATTTTACGGCTGCTACAAGTGGGCGCAGGAGCTACGCGAACGAATTATCGATCAAACGCATTTACCCATTTCTTTTGGGCTATCGACCAATAAAACGGTGTCGAAAGTAGCTACGGGCGAGATAAAACCCAATGGTTTTCAGCAGATTGAATACGGGCACGAAAAAGAGTTTCTGGCACCGCTACCTGTAAAAAAAATTCCAATGGTAGGCGATCAGACTTATAAAATGTTGCTGAGTATGGGAATTCGTTATGTGAAAACCATCCAGGAAATGCCTATCGAATTGATGGACAAAGTGATGGGAAAAAACGGGATTGTGTTGTGGAAAAAGGCGCAGGGAATCGATAATTCGCTGGTAGAACCTTATCACGAGCGGAAATCTATTTCATCATCGCTGACTTTTGAGAAAGATACCATTGATGTGCAGGCGCTGAAAAACCTGCTGCTGGCCATGGCCGAGAAACTGGCTTTTTACCTGCGAAACGGAAACAAACTAACGTCGTGTGTTACGGTAACCGTGCGTTATTCCGATTTTGATACCCGCACCCGCCAAAAGCGTATTCCTTACACTTCGCTCGATCATACGCTAATTCAAACCACCATGGAGCTTTTCGACCAGTTATATACGCGTCGGGTTTTGGTGCGGCTGGTGGGCGTGCGTTTTAGTCATTTAGTGGGCGGAAGTTACCAGATGAAACTGTTTGAAGACGATACCAAACTGATAAACCTGTACCAGCGTATGGATAAGATCCGCAACCGTTTTGGACAGAATGCCGTGCAGCGCGCCTCAACCATGGGAACCCGTGGCATCGGACAAATGGCGAATCCGTTTAACGGCCAGCCACCGGTAATTCCGGCACACAGGAGGATGTAA
- a CDS encoding LexA family transcriptional regulator, with amino-acid sequence MHFAQNLKFLRKRRNRSQMDLATELGLTRTTLSGYEKNVQPPFPVLIKMSEYFNVSLDALIKYRLEVLSEQQLSQIEKGFDVDVTGRKLRLLTISVDKEGKENIEMVPVKAQAGYTNSYGDLDFIASLPKFKLPFLPEDKTYRTFQIQGDSMRPIKEGSWVTCSFIEDWTNIKDGKACIVVTKDEGVVFKLVYKRLEDKNFLLVSLNRNYSPYEIPVSQVVEMWQFETVNSFDIESD; translated from the coding sequence ATGCATTTCGCACAAAACCTGAAATTCCTAAGAAAACGCCGCAATAGATCGCAAATGGATCTGGCAACAGAGTTAGGATTAACACGTACTACCCTTTCCGGGTACGAAAAAAATGTGCAGCCGCCTTTTCCGGTGCTTATAAAAATGTCGGAGTATTTTAATGTGTCGCTCGATGCATTGATAAAATACCGATTGGAGGTTTTATCGGAGCAGCAACTTTCGCAAATCGAAAAAGGATTTGATGTGGATGTTACCGGAAGAAAGCTTCGGCTTCTGACGATCTCGGTAGATAAAGAGGGCAAGGAAAACATAGAAATGGTTCCGGTAAAGGCACAGGCCGGTTATACCAACAGTTACGGCGATCTGGATTTTATTGCTTCACTGCCCAAATTCAAACTTCCGTTTTTGCCGGAAGACAAAACCTACCGCACTTTCCAGATTCAGGGCGATTCGATGCGACCAATAAAAGAAGGCTCGTGGGTAACCTGCTCGTTTATCGAAGACTGGACCAACATAAAAGATGGCAAAGCCTGCATTGTAGTAACAAAAGACGAGGGCGTAGTTTTCAAGCTGGTTTACAAACGCTTAGAAGACAAAAATTTCTTACTGGTTTCGTTAAACAGAAATTATTCGCCGTACGAAATTCCGGTTTCGCAGGTGGTAGAAATGTGGCAATTTGAAACCGTAAACAGTTTTGATATAGAAAGTGATTAA